A single Nocardioides bizhenqiangii DNA region contains:
- a CDS encoding secondary thiamine-phosphate synthase enzyme YjbQ, protein MTMDSEALSFRTGGEERVLDITGDCADFVSGRGDGLLHVFVPHATAGIAIIETGAGSDDDLLSALADLLPADDRWRHRHGSPGHGRSHVMPALVPPYASVPVIDGRLALGTWQSVCLVDLNVDNDVREVRVSFLGG, encoded by the coding sequence ATGACCATGGACAGCGAGGCGCTCAGCTTCCGGACCGGCGGCGAGGAGCGGGTCCTCGACATCACCGGCGACTGTGCCGACTTCGTGTCCGGGCGCGGCGACGGGCTGCTGCACGTGTTCGTCCCGCACGCGACGGCGGGCATCGCGATCATCGAGACCGGCGCAGGGAGCGACGACGACCTGCTGTCGGCGCTGGCGGACCTGCTGCCCGCCGACGACCGTTGGCGGCACCGGCACGGGTCGCCCGGGCACGGACGCTCTCACGTGATGCCGGCGCTGGTGCCGCCGTACGCCTCGGTACCGGTGATCGACGGCCGGCTCGCGCTCGGCACCTGGCAGAGCGTCTGCCTGGTCGACCTCAACGTCGACAACGACGTCCGCGAGGTGCGGGTCAGCTTCCTCGGCGGCTGA
- a CDS encoding 3-oxoacyl-ACP reductase yields the protein MSDKYQGFVSSPIGKLLVKNLGLPNPTRLERYTAGDPLVDGTVLVGGSGRLVESLPGLLDLLGIASTPTFGEGARLKGIVFDATGLKDSSALIALRDFFTPVLRSLDECGRVVVIGTPPELASGSERVAQRALEGFTRSLGKEVGKGSTVQLVYVAEGAEAGVTSTLGFLLSPKSAYVAGQVVRIGAHGKAKVTEVADHTQPLVGKIALVTGASRGIGEMIARVLHRDGAKVVGLDVPQAASELQALMKELDGDWLTVDISGDDAPQRIAHHLKEKHGGVDVVVHNAGITRDRKLANMAPSDKGDRWAQVLGVNLTAPERITRELLDQGIVNAGGSIIGVASIAGIAGNVGQTNYAASKAGVIGLVDWLAAELEDGITINAVAPGFIITQMTAAVPFATREVGQRLNAMAQGGLPVDVAETIAWYANPTSSLVNGNVVRVCGQMMLGA from the coding sequence ATGAGTGACAAGTACCAGGGCTTCGTCTCGTCCCCGATCGGCAAGCTGCTGGTCAAGAATCTCGGACTTCCCAACCCGACCAGGCTCGAGCGCTACACGGCCGGCGACCCGCTCGTCGACGGCACCGTGCTGGTCGGAGGCTCCGGTCGACTGGTCGAGTCCCTGCCGGGCCTGCTCGACCTCCTCGGGATCGCGTCGACACCGACCTTCGGCGAGGGCGCGCGGCTCAAGGGCATCGTGTTCGACGCGACCGGCCTCAAGGACTCGTCCGCGCTGATCGCGCTGCGCGACTTCTTCACCCCGGTCCTGCGCAGCCTCGACGAGTGCGGTCGCGTCGTGGTCATTGGCACCCCGCCGGAGCTGGCCAGCGGCTCGGAGCGGGTCGCCCAGCGCGCGCTCGAGGGCTTCACCCGCAGCCTCGGCAAGGAGGTCGGCAAGGGCAGCACCGTCCAGCTGGTCTACGTTGCCGAGGGCGCCGAGGCGGGCGTGACCAGCACGCTCGGGTTCCTGCTCTCCCCCAAGTCCGCGTACGTCGCCGGGCAGGTCGTGAGAATCGGCGCGCACGGCAAGGCGAAGGTCACCGAGGTGGCCGACCACACCCAGCCGCTCGTCGGCAAGATCGCGCTCGTCACCGGCGCCAGCCGCGGCATCGGCGAGATGATCGCCCGCGTCCTGCACCGCGACGGCGCGAAGGTCGTCGGCCTGGACGTGCCCCAGGCGGCGAGCGAGCTGCAGGCGCTGATGAAGGAGCTGGACGGCGACTGGCTGACGGTCGACATCAGCGGCGACGACGCTCCGCAGCGGATCGCCCACCACCTCAAGGAGAAGCACGGCGGGGTCGACGTCGTCGTCCACAACGCCGGGATCACCCGCGACCGCAAGCTCGCCAACATGGCGCCCAGCGACAAGGGCGACCGCTGGGCGCAGGTCCTCGGGGTCAACCTGACCGCTCCCGAGCGGATCACCCGCGAGCTGCTCGACCAGGGCATCGTCAACGCCGGCGGCTCGATCATCGGTGTCGCGAGCATCGCCGGCATCGCCGGCAACGTGGGTCAGACCAACTACGCGGCGTCGAAGGCAGGCGTCATCGGTCTCGTCGACTGGCTCGCCGCCGAGCTCGAGGACGGCATCACCATCAACGCCGTCGCTCCCGGCTTCATCATCACCCAGATGACCGCCGCGGTGCCGTTCGCGACCCGCGAGGTCGGCCAGCGCCTCAACGCGATGGCGCAGGGCGGACTGCCGGTCGACGTCGCCGAGACCATCGCGTGGTACGCCAACCCGACCTCCAGCCTGGTCAACGGCAACGTGGTCCGGGTCTGCGGCCAGATGATGCTGGGTGCCTGA
- a CDS encoding MaoC family dehydratase, producing MAIPVMLKAALPAIPGVNQLPGIKKTGRTLPDLTLERNDVVVERREVDRYAAVCGFPTKDVAPVPYLHMLAFPLHMALMTDASFPFPAIGSVHLENSITQHRPVAIGETVSLSLRADNLRTSTKGRAWDMNVVGTVDDEVVWESVSTYLRVGKGDKESGDPGTSFTAIEAKGPVWSIPENIGRTYGAVSGDRNPIHLYPLTAKALGFPRHIAHGMWSKARCIAALENRLPDKVKVEVGFKKPIFLPGKARFGAEANPAGWDFALVNPKSGAPHLLGRTTAL from the coding sequence ATGGCCATCCCCGTGATGCTGAAAGCGGCGCTCCCTGCGATCCCCGGCGTGAACCAGCTGCCCGGGATCAAGAAGACCGGCCGCACGCTGCCGGACCTCACCCTGGAGCGCAACGACGTAGTCGTCGAGCGACGGGAGGTCGACCGTTACGCGGCGGTCTGCGGCTTCCCGACCAAGGACGTGGCACCGGTCCCCTACCTGCACATGCTGGCGTTCCCCCTCCACATGGCGCTGATGACCGACGCGTCGTTCCCCTTCCCCGCGATCGGCTCGGTGCACCTGGAGAACTCCATCACCCAGCACCGCCCCGTCGCGATCGGCGAGACCGTGTCGCTGTCCCTCAGGGCAGACAACCTGCGCACGAGCACCAAGGGTCGAGCGTGGGACATGAACGTGGTCGGCACCGTCGACGACGAGGTCGTCTGGGAGTCGGTCTCGACGTACCTCCGGGTCGGCAAGGGCGACAAGGAGAGCGGGGATCCCGGCACGTCGTTCACCGCGATCGAGGCCAAGGGCCCGGTCTGGAGCATCCCGGAGAACATCGGCCGCACCTACGGCGCGGTGTCGGGCGACCGCAACCCGATCCACCTCTACCCGCTCACGGCCAAGGCACTGGGGTTCCCGCGCCACATCGCGCACGGCATGTGGAGCAAGGCCCGCTGCATCGCGGCTCTCGAGAACCGGCTGCCGGACAAGGTGAAGGTGGAGGTCGGCTTCAAGAAGCCGATCTTCCTCCCGGGCAAGGCGCGCTTCGGCGCCGAGGCGAACCCGGCAGGCTGGGACTTCGCCCTCGTCAACCCGAAGTCGGGTGCTCCGCACCTGCTGGGGCGTACGACGGCGCTCTGA
- a CDS encoding thiamine-binding protein, with protein MRRHDPCARIFEGEWDEVMAVVKRAIDVVAEVSPRVGLVLKADIRPGHTGQLTAKVERIESALEA; from the coding sequence ATGAGACGCCATGACCCATGTGCGCGGATCTTCGAAGGGGAGTGGGACGAGGTGATGGCCGTGGTCAAGCGGGCCATCGACGTCGTCGCCGAGGTGTCGCCGCGCGTCGGCCTGGTGCTCAAGGCCGACATCCGACCCGGCCACACCGGACAACTCACGGCGAAGGTGGAGCGGATCGAGAGCGCGCTCGAGGCATGA
- a CDS encoding NUDIX domain-containing protein — protein MSRFSSIALVDPRGWVLLQERDEHPVIDPEKWGFPGGGVEPGESWEDAAYRELEEETGIALSGGLELFDEFSVRHAHRDTDDTFCLFTAPTELGNADVDCKEGRQIVFVDPERARGLDLTVAAAKALPRFLASERYRSLLR, from the coding sequence GTGAGCCGGTTCTCCTCGATCGCCCTCGTCGATCCGCGTGGCTGGGTACTTCTCCAGGAACGGGACGAGCACCCCGTGATCGACCCGGAGAAGTGGGGCTTTCCGGGCGGTGGGGTCGAGCCTGGAGAGTCGTGGGAGGACGCGGCCTACCGCGAGCTCGAGGAGGAGACCGGGATCGCGCTGAGCGGAGGGCTCGAGCTCTTCGACGAGTTCTCGGTCCGTCACGCCCATCGCGACACCGACGACACGTTCTGCCTCTTCACCGCCCCCACCGAGCTTGGGAACGCCGACGTCGACTGCAAAGAGGGTCGGCAGATCGTGTTCGTGGACCCCGAACGTGCCCGAGGGCTCGACCTGACCGTTGCCGCGGCGAAAGCACTCCCGCGGTTCCTTGCCTCCGAGCGCTACCGGAGCCTGCTTCGGTGA
- a CDS encoding thiamine-binding protein, translating into MLVAFSVAPSGTGRADGSVADAVAAAVRVVRESGLPNRTDAMFTTIEGDWDACLDVVKRATEAVAPYGSRVSLVLKADIRPGYQGELDAKVERLEAAIGESENETP; encoded by the coding sequence GTGTTAGTCGCATTCTCTGTTGCCCCGAGCGGAACGGGCCGCGCCGATGGATCGGTCGCGGATGCCGTCGCGGCGGCGGTTCGCGTGGTGAGGGAGTCCGGACTCCCGAACCGAACCGACGCGATGTTTACGACGATCGAGGGCGACTGGGATGCCTGCCTAGACGTCGTGAAGCGGGCGACCGAGGCCGTCGCGCCATACGGGTCGAGGGTCTCCCTCGTCCTGAAGGCGGATATCCGTCCCGGCTACCAGGGTGAACTCGACGCGAAGGTCGAGCGGCTCGAAGCGGCGATCGGTGAATCGGAAAATGAGACGCCATGA
- a CDS encoding gluzincin family metallopeptidase, protein MPTRTADRAGGRLRYLSALLPILLLTPFLVACGDDPPDTPDDPDAGVAEAIQRTLRQRARAILSRDPVAFERTLARRDPGFLAEQEGYYANVAQLPLGTVRFDLAERTIERSRAGYWAEVAIRIELEGYDVAPVLTRDRWRFVPTGDERRYLLTSTTDADWEAGAGTGPQPWDLGEIEARDRAGVLGIFDPTTVLRADAVLDSVSEARYEVRSVLPPHIEDPGGVVVYVLADQEFVESIDGLPVSDPDRLDGVTVPVPRNADDADGPVSSYRIMLSPHVLDESEAVLDRLVRHELTHVALGERARGVPLWFTEGLAEYVSVQPIAPAERRLQTTALDLVAGGVTDVPADSEFGGPQAEGWYAVSWWMCEYIAATYGEPALWTLLDELGEGGDQRAVVRDQLGITTSELVEASIGLMRRTYE, encoded by the coding sequence ATGCCGACAAGAACGGCTGACCGAGCGGGCGGCCGGCTCAGGTACCTCTCCGCACTGCTCCCGATCCTCCTGCTGACGCCCTTCCTCGTCGCCTGCGGTGACGACCCGCCGGACACGCCGGACGACCCGGACGCCGGGGTCGCCGAGGCGATCCAGCGCACGCTCCGCCAGCGCGCCCGGGCGATCCTCTCTCGCGACCCGGTGGCGTTCGAGCGAACCCTTGCTCGGCGCGACCCCGGCTTCCTCGCCGAGCAGGAGGGCTACTACGCGAACGTCGCGCAATTGCCGCTCGGCACCGTGCGCTTCGACCTCGCGGAGCGGACGATCGAGCGGTCCCGCGCCGGCTACTGGGCGGAGGTCGCCATCCGGATCGAGCTCGAGGGGTACGACGTCGCACCTGTGCTCACCCGGGACCGCTGGCGGTTCGTCCCGACCGGCGACGAGCGTCGCTACCTGCTGACGTCGACCACGGACGCCGACTGGGAGGCCGGTGCCGGCACTGGTCCGCAGCCCTGGGACCTCGGCGAGATCGAGGCCCGTGACCGTGCCGGCGTGCTCGGGATCTTCGACCCCACCACGGTGCTGAGGGCCGACGCAGTGCTCGACTCGGTCTCGGAGGCCAGGTACGAGGTGCGCTCGGTGTTGCCGCCCCACATCGAGGACCCCGGCGGCGTCGTCGTCTACGTCCTCGCCGACCAGGAGTTCGTCGAGTCGATCGACGGTCTGCCGGTCAGCGACCCGGACCGACTCGACGGCGTGACCGTCCCGGTCCCGCGGAACGCCGACGACGCCGACGGGCCGGTGTCGTCGTACCGGATCATGCTGAGCCCGCACGTCCTCGACGAGAGCGAGGCGGTCCTCGACCGGCTGGTACGGCACGAGCTCACCCACGTCGCCCTGGGCGAACGCGCCAGGGGCGTCCCGCTGTGGTTCACCGAGGGCCTGGCCGAGTACGTCTCCGTCCAGCCGATCGCGCCCGCCGAGCGGCGGCTCCAGACCACCGCGCTCGACCTCGTCGCGGGCGGAGTCACCGACGTCCCGGCCGACAGCGAGTTCGGCGGCCCGCAGGCCGAGGGCTGGTATGCCGTCTCGTGGTGGATGTGCGAGTACATCGCCGCGACCTACGGCGAGCCGGCGCTGTGGACCCTGCTCGACGAGCTCGGCGAAGGTGGCGACCAGCGGGCCGTTGTCCGCGACCAGCTGGGGATCACGACGTCCGAGCTCGTCGAGGCGAGCATCGGCCTGATGCGCCGCACCTACGAGTGA
- the dxs gene encoding 1-deoxy-D-xylulose-5-phosphate synthase codes for MALLDRITSPRDLRDLTEDELATLASEIRDLLIRTVATNTGHLGPNLGVVELTLAIHRVFDSPRDRVVFDTGHQAYVHKLVTGRVAEFGTLRREGGISGYPSQEESDHDIVENSHASTALSYADGIAKAYAIRGEDRHVVAVIGDGALTGGMAWEALNNIAIARDSRLVIVVNDNGRSYTPTIGGLATALTGLRTNPRYEQVLEMVKKRVNAVPAVGPTAYDALHAVKKGLKDALAPQGLFEDLGLKYVGPVDGHDRAAMEHALLQAKKFGGPVIVHAITRKGFGYDPAERHEADQFHAPGPFDVQTGAEKPKGPIWTDHFAEHIVQIGARRPDVVAITAAMMHPVGLDKFQARFPERTFDVGIAEQHAATSAAGLALGGLHPVVAVYATFLNRAFDQVLMDVALHKCGVTFVLDRSGVTGDDGASHNGMWDMSVLQVVPGLRLAAPRDVTRMRELLDEAVEVADAPTVVRFPKGPPPADIEAVDQITGGNGVIDVLVRDGRRDVLVVAVGSMAGVGLGVAERLSAQGIGVTVVDPRWVKPVDPALVAAAADHRLVVTIEDNGVIGGVGAVLLQTLSAAGVDTPVRLHGIPQEFLGHAKRAVILERVGLSAQKIALDIVHEMTGTGAVDAADADAAVDRTLLDADKNG; via the coding sequence ATGGCCCTTCTCGACCGGATCACCTCGCCGCGCGACCTGCGGGACCTCACGGAGGACGAGCTCGCGACGCTTGCGAGCGAGATCCGCGACCTGTTGATCCGAACCGTCGCCACGAACACCGGGCACCTCGGGCCCAACCTCGGCGTCGTCGAGCTCACCCTGGCCATCCACCGGGTGTTCGACAGCCCGCGCGACAGGGTGGTCTTCGACACCGGTCACCAGGCCTACGTCCACAAGCTCGTGACCGGGCGGGTCGCGGAGTTCGGCACGCTGCGCCGCGAGGGCGGGATCAGCGGCTACCCGAGCCAGGAAGAGTCCGACCACGACATCGTCGAGAACTCCCACGCGTCGACGGCGCTCAGCTACGCCGACGGCATCGCCAAGGCCTACGCGATCCGCGGCGAGGACCGCCACGTCGTCGCGGTGATCGGCGACGGCGCGCTGACCGGCGGCATGGCGTGGGAAGCGCTCAACAACATCGCCATCGCGCGCGACTCCCGGCTGGTGATCGTCGTCAACGACAACGGCCGCTCCTACACGCCCACGATCGGCGGTCTCGCCACCGCGCTCACCGGGCTGCGCACCAACCCGCGCTACGAGCAGGTGCTCGAGATGGTCAAGAAGCGGGTCAACGCGGTCCCTGCGGTCGGTCCCACCGCCTACGACGCCCTCCACGCGGTCAAGAAGGGCCTCAAGGACGCGCTCGCGCCCCAGGGCCTGTTCGAGGACCTCGGCCTCAAGTACGTCGGTCCCGTCGACGGCCACGACCGGGCCGCGATGGAGCACGCCCTCCTGCAGGCGAAGAAGTTCGGCGGACCCGTGATCGTGCACGCCATCACCCGGAAGGGCTTCGGCTACGACCCGGCGGAGCGGCACGAGGCCGACCAGTTCCACGCGCCGGGCCCGTTCGACGTCCAGACCGGTGCCGAGAAGCCGAAGGGTCCCATCTGGACCGACCACTTCGCGGAGCACATCGTGCAGATCGGTGCGCGACGCCCCGACGTGGTCGCGATCACCGCGGCGATGATGCACCCCGTCGGGCTCGACAAGTTCCAGGCCCGGTTCCCCGAGCGCACGTTCGACGTCGGGATCGCCGAGCAGCACGCCGCGACGTCGGCGGCCGGGCTCGCGCTCGGCGGGCTGCACCCCGTCGTCGCGGTCTACGCCACGTTCCTCAACCGCGCGTTCGACCAGGTGCTGATGGACGTCGCGCTGCACAAGTGCGGCGTCACGTTCGTCCTCGACCGGTCCGGTGTGACCGGCGACGACGGTGCCAGCCACAACGGCATGTGGGACATGTCGGTCCTCCAGGTCGTGCCGGGGCTCCGGCTGGCTGCGCCACGGGACGTGACGCGGATGCGCGAGCTGCTCGACGAGGCGGTCGAGGTGGCCGACGCGCCGACGGTGGTGCGCTTCCCGAAGGGACCGCCGCCCGCGGACATCGAGGCCGTCGACCAGATCACCGGCGGTAACGGCGTCATCGACGTGCTGGTGCGCGACGGGCGGCGCGACGTGCTCGTCGTGGCCGTCGGCTCGATGGCCGGCGTCGGACTCGGCGTCGCAGAGCGGCTGTCCGCGCAGGGCATCGGCGTCACCGTCGTCGACCCGCGCTGGGTCAAGCCGGTCGACCCGGCGCTGGTGGCGGCGGCAGCCGACCACCGGTTGGTGGTGACGATCGAGGACAACGGCGTCATCGGAGGCGTCGGCGCGGTCCTGCTGCAGACGCTCTCGGCCGCCGGCGTCGACACGCCGGTGCGCCTGCACGGCATCCCCCAGGAGTTCCTCGGCCACGCGAAGCGGGCCGTGATCCTCGAGCGGGTGGGCCTCTCGGCCCAGAAGATCGCGCTCGACATCGTGCACGAGATGACCGGCACGGGCGCCGTCGATGCCGCCGACGCGGACGCGGCGGTCGACCGGACGCTCCTCGATGCCGACAAGAACGGCTGA
- a CDS encoding methyltransferase produces MTSLEAGREALARGDHDEARRLLMPLVEETPAGPATIVLARVELAAARPDVALTVLDAFLGERPHHGGATLLRARAKLATGDFRGARIDAETAAALLPDPAAAGRVLTRIDKVRAGRSDTDVLAEARPLLAVVDAGYLEARRSGPTDVLRRAARELSAMDPGGDWTADPERAKVAYFSNATDPDEALRSYDAHLIEVSAEFGYITWPRRIQEHVRGRSVIDVGCGFGGFGMGFLVAGATSYLGLDPAMDLETSDAKNKRIRSWSDMGVTPREIAETLPAIRLVRGKSEDLSFDETFDTISLHNVTEHLQELDRVFAGLVPLCKPDTKLVFHHHNFYCWNGHHDAPNQPEQLDESLWIHRQIADWRHIDLVPSLPPYHQYLTDLNRIRLDELRAITERYFEVERWEEIPSSPSTIARLTPEILDRVRQTVPDLTERDLSVNVVLAVASPKTDHDG; encoded by the coding sequence GTGACGTCGCTGGAGGCCGGCCGCGAGGCGCTCGCGCGGGGCGACCACGACGAGGCACGCCGACTCCTCATGCCTCTCGTCGAGGAGACGCCGGCCGGGCCGGCGACGATCGTCCTCGCCCGCGTCGAGCTGGCGGCAGCGCGCCCCGACGTGGCACTGACCGTGCTCGACGCGTTCCTCGGCGAGCGCCCGCATCACGGAGGCGCGACGCTGCTGCGGGCGCGGGCAAAGCTGGCGACCGGCGACTTCCGCGGAGCCCGGATCGATGCCGAGACGGCGGCGGCCCTCCTGCCCGATCCCGCGGCCGCCGGACGCGTGCTGACCAGGATCGACAAGGTGCGGGCGGGCCGGAGCGACACGGACGTGCTGGCGGAGGCGCGGCCGCTGCTCGCCGTCGTGGACGCGGGCTACCTCGAGGCGCGGCGGTCGGGGCCGACCGACGTGCTCCGGAGGGCGGCACGGGAGCTCTCCGCGATGGATCCGGGCGGTGACTGGACGGCCGACCCGGAACGCGCCAAGGTCGCGTACTTCTCCAACGCCACCGACCCCGACGAAGCGCTCCGCAGCTACGACGCGCACCTGATCGAGGTCTCCGCGGAGTTCGGCTACATCACGTGGCCGCGCCGGATCCAGGAGCACGTCCGTGGCCGGAGCGTGATCGATGTCGGGTGCGGCTTCGGCGGCTTCGGGATGGGTTTCCTCGTCGCCGGCGCCACGTCGTACCTCGGGCTCGATCCGGCGATGGACCTCGAGACGTCGGACGCCAAGAACAAGCGCATTCGCTCCTGGTCGGACATGGGCGTCACTCCGCGCGAGATCGCGGAGACGCTGCCGGCGATCCGGCTGGTCCGCGGGAAGTCGGAGGACCTCTCCTTCGACGAGACGTTCGACACCATCTCCCTGCACAACGTGACCGAGCACCTGCAGGAGCTGGACCGGGTGTTCGCGGGCCTGGTCCCGTTGTGCAAGCCGGACACCAAGCTGGTGTTCCACCACCACAACTTCTACTGCTGGAACGGGCACCACGATGCTCCGAACCAACCCGAGCAGCTCGACGAGTCGCTGTGGATCCACCGGCAGATCGCGGACTGGCGGCACATCGACCTGGTCCCGAGCCTGCCGCCGTACCACCAGTACCTGACCGACCTCAACCGGATCCGGCTCGACGAGCTGCGGGCGATCACCGAGAGGTACTTCGAGGTCGAGCGGTGGGAGGAGATCCCCTCCTCGCCCTCGACGATCGCCCGGCTCACCCCGGAGATCCTCGATCGGGTCCGGCAGACGGTCCCGGACCTGACCGAGCGCGATCTCAGCGTCAACGTGGTGCTCGCCGTCGCGTCGCCGAAGACGGACCACGATGGCTGA
- a CDS encoding proteasome assembly chaperone family protein: MTPTPRLVHIVDDVPELAGVEDLRMVVALDGFLDAGNAGAIASRHLMTEGADPVPGSGGTGGGVVVATFDVDQLHDYRARRPPMSFVRDHYEAYEAPRLVVRLLRDEGGTPYLLLHGPEPDTRWEAFCRGVLEVVERFSVSLVIGMGSVPMAVPHTRPIAITHHANNAHLLSGTSPWRGELRIPSSAQALLEVRLGEWDHDALGFVAHVPHYLAQLDYPRAAIALLEQVELAARLTINLTDLGTAAEEREEEIGRYLAANSEVEEVVTALEQQYDAFARAEERGSSLLAEDQPLPTGEEIGQQFEQFLAGLERPDDTGGGG; the protein is encoded by the coding sequence GTGACCCCGACACCTCGCCTCGTGCACATCGTCGACGACGTGCCGGAGCTCGCCGGGGTGGAGGACCTGCGGATGGTCGTCGCGCTCGACGGTTTCCTCGACGCCGGCAACGCCGGTGCGATCGCGTCCCGCCACCTGATGACCGAAGGCGCCGACCCCGTGCCGGGCTCGGGTGGTACCGGCGGTGGTGTGGTCGTCGCCACCTTCGACGTCGACCAGCTCCACGACTATCGCGCCCGCCGGCCCCCCATGTCCTTCGTGCGTGACCACTACGAGGCCTACGAGGCGCCGCGGCTCGTCGTCCGGTTGCTTCGCGACGAGGGCGGCACGCCGTACCTCCTGCTGCACGGTCCCGAGCCCGACACCCGCTGGGAGGCCTTCTGCCGGGGCGTGCTCGAGGTCGTCGAGCGGTTCTCGGTGTCGCTGGTGATCGGGATGGGCTCGGTGCCGATGGCGGTGCCGCACACCCGGCCGATCGCGATCACCCACCACGCCAACAACGCCCACCTGCTCAGCGGCACCAGCCCGTGGCGGGGGGAGCTCCGGATCCCGAGCAGCGCCCAGGCGCTCCTCGAGGTGCGGCTGGGGGAGTGGGACCACGACGCGCTCGGCTTCGTCGCGCACGTGCCGCACTACCTCGCACAGCTCGACTACCCGCGCGCGGCGATCGCGCTGCTCGAGCAGGTCGAGCTCGCGGCGCGGCTGACCATCAACCTCACCGACCTCGGCACCGCGGCCGAGGAGCGCGAGGAGGAGATCGGCCGTTACCTCGCCGCCAACAGCGAGGTCGAAGAGGTCGTCACCGCGCTCGAGCAGCAATACGACGCGTTCGCCCGCGCCGAGGAGCGCGGCTCCAGCCTGCTCGCCGAGGACCAGCCCCTCCCGACGGGCGAGGAGATCGGGCAGCAGTTCGAGCAGTTCCTGGCCGGCCTGGAGCGGCCGGACGACACCGGAGGTGGCGGATGA
- a CDS encoding acyl-CoA thioesterase, with translation MTSHDDHEAEPEVTGSDATRRLVSLLDLEQLDTDLFRGKQPDTVRQRVYGGQVAAQALIAATRAVGPEFHVHSLHSYFLLPGDYNVPIIYDVERIRDGKSFATRRVLARQHGRPIYYQSLNFQLSEDGLEHQDAMPEVKGPDEGLDLVELMQERGADDGLGKEWAALDVRWLGSSRYGLDPDPLHPSKAQVWIRIDGRLSDDPIEHLAAFTYASDVSLLGATLAAHDVDAQAVQMASLDHTIWFHRPFRADEWWLYDQWSPSAGGARGLSLGRVFTQDGTLVATTAQEGLIRPRTR, from the coding sequence ATGACCTCGCACGACGACCACGAGGCCGAGCCCGAGGTCACAGGGAGCGACGCCACTCGCCGGCTGGTCTCGCTGCTGGATCTCGAGCAGCTCGACACCGACCTGTTCCGCGGCAAGCAGCCCGACACCGTCCGGCAGCGGGTCTACGGAGGCCAGGTCGCGGCGCAGGCGCTGATCGCGGCCACGCGCGCGGTCGGCCCGGAGTTCCACGTCCACTCACTGCACTCCTACTTCCTGCTGCCCGGCGACTACAACGTCCCGATCATCTACGACGTCGAACGGATCCGGGACGGGAAGTCCTTCGCCACCCGCCGGGTCCTCGCGCGCCAGCACGGGCGGCCGATCTACTACCAGTCGCTGAACTTCCAGCTCTCCGAGGACGGCCTCGAGCACCAGGACGCGATGCCCGAGGTCAAGGGCCCCGACGAGGGTCTCGACCTGGTCGAGCTGATGCAGGAGCGCGGCGCCGACGACGGGCTCGGCAAGGAGTGGGCGGCGCTCGACGTGCGCTGGCTCGGCAGCTCGCGCTACGGCCTCGACCCCGACCCGCTCCACCCGTCGAAGGCCCAGGTCTGGATCCGGATCGACGGGAGGCTGTCCGACGACCCCATCGAGCACCTCGCGGCCTTCACCTACGCCAGCGACGTCTCGCTGCTCGGGGCGACGCTGGCCGCGCACGACGTCGACGCGCAGGCGGTGCAGATGGCGTCGCTCGACCACACCATCTGGTTCCACCGGCCGTTCCGTGCCGACGAGTGGTGGCTCTACGACCAGTGGTCGCCGTCGGCCGGCGGCGCTCGCGGACTCTCGCTCGGTCGGGTCTTCACCCAGGACGGCACGCTGGTCGCGACCACCGCCCAAGAGGGCCTGATCCGTCCACGGACGCGGTGA